One Streptosporangium sp. NBC_01495 DNA window includes the following coding sequences:
- a CDS encoding helix-turn-helix domain-containing protein translates to MEDRRDRLRALGELLRRLRKDAGLTGKDLALRAGVAQPTISRIETGRLLPVPETVDRLVEALGLDVAGRGELDALLVRLRDEVSRLKGGLAGREAANVTRLRSARRVVVFHSAMVPALLQTAEYARLALAIGREVDEEDAAKAAAVRVEGQAVLFESGREFFFVLTEGAVRTWPGSPALMLAQLDRLLQVATLPHVTLGVVPWSVQAPAFPLHGFTVYDGAVSVVESLTGDLTLTEPGELSAHGETFEVFAAVAVYGEELRDLLGRIGVDYRTLTTHL, encoded by the coding sequence GTGGAGGATCGTCGGGATCGCCTGCGGGCGCTGGGTGAGCTGTTGCGTCGGCTGCGTAAGGACGCTGGGCTGACGGGGAAGGATCTGGCGTTGCGGGCTGGGGTGGCTCAGCCGACGATCTCTCGGATTGAGACGGGGCGGCTTCTTCCGGTTCCGGAGACGGTGGATCGTCTCGTTGAGGCGTTGGGCCTGGATGTTGCGGGCCGCGGGGAGTTGGATGCTCTGCTTGTGCGGCTGCGTGATGAGGTGTCCCGTCTCAAGGGCGGGCTTGCCGGCCGGGAAGCGGCCAATGTCACCCGGCTGCGGTCGGCACGTCGGGTGGTGGTGTTTCATTCGGCAATGGTTCCGGCGTTGTTGCAGACGGCGGAGTATGCCCGGCTGGCGTTGGCGATCGGTCGTGAGGTGGATGAGGAGGACGCGGCCAAGGCTGCGGCGGTTCGGGTGGAGGGGCAGGCGGTCCTGTTCGAGTCTGGCCGGGAGTTCTTCTTTGTGCTGACCGAGGGGGCTGTGCGTACGTGGCCGGGGTCGCCGGCGTTGATGCTGGCTCAGCTTGATCGGCTGTTGCAGGTGGCGACGCTCCCTCACGTCACTCTCGGGGTGGTGCCGTGGTCGGTGCAGGCTCCGGCGTTCCCACTGCATGGGTTCACGGTCTATGACGGTGCGGTGAGCGTGGTGGAGAGCCTGACGGGTGATCTGACGCTGACGGAGCCTGGGGAACTGTCGGCTCACGGGGAGACCTTCGAGGTGTTCGCGGCGGTGGCTGTCTATGGCGAAGAGCTGCGGGATCTTCTGGGACGAATCGGTGTCGACTATCGCACCTTGACGACACACCTCTAG
- a CDS encoding IS1380 family transposase codes for MKTTASRPKIVMSSDGSGLISHSGALLLLETLRVTGLDQALSEQLRRWRPARAIHDPGKIIADLAVSLALGGDCLADIATLRSQPQLFGPVASDPTVSRLIDRLATDTTKALTAIRTARAIAREHAWTLTGPAAPGADGHLIPIDLDATIVIAHSDKENATPTWKKTFGFHPMTAFADHGSGGTGEALAIVLRPGNVGSNTAADHITATRLALAQLPKIRRRQVLIRTDSGGGTHEFLTWLTRPGRWLKYSIGFTITDDIEAAILRLPATAWTPAYDAEGQVRHGAWVAEITAMLNLTSWPAKMRLIVRKERPHPGARPRFTDPGGHRFTCFVTNTPGGQLPELELRHRRRARAEDRIRTAKDTGLRNLPLHDFAPNQIWCEIVALACDLIAWTQLLALEGPARRWEPKRLRLRLFAIAGRLVRGGRRLRLRIATRWPWATQLITAVIRLQALPAPP; via the coding sequence GTGAAGACTACCGCTTCGCGACCCAAGATCGTCATGTCTTCCGACGGTTCTGGGCTCATCTCCCACTCAGGCGCACTGCTGTTACTGGAAACACTGCGCGTCACCGGCCTGGACCAGGCCCTCTCAGAGCAACTACGGCGATGGCGACCGGCCCGCGCGATCCACGACCCCGGCAAGATCATCGCTGATCTCGCCGTCAGCCTCGCCCTGGGAGGCGACTGCCTGGCCGACATCGCCACCCTGCGCTCCCAACCACAACTGTTCGGCCCCGTCGCCTCCGATCCGACCGTCTCCCGGCTGATCGACCGGCTCGCCACCGACACCACCAAAGCCCTCACCGCGATCCGCACCGCCCGCGCCATCGCCCGCGAACACGCCTGGACCCTGACCGGACCGGCCGCGCCCGGAGCCGACGGCCACCTGATCCCCATCGACCTGGACGCCACCATCGTCATCGCCCACTCCGACAAGGAAAACGCCACCCCGACCTGGAAGAAGACCTTCGGCTTCCACCCCATGACCGCCTTCGCCGACCACGGCAGCGGCGGTACCGGAGAAGCACTGGCCATCGTGCTGCGGCCGGGCAACGTCGGCTCCAACACCGCCGCCGACCACATCACCGCCACCCGCCTGGCCTTGGCCCAACTCCCCAAGATCCGCCGCCGCCAGGTCCTGATCCGCACCGACTCCGGCGGCGGCACGCATGAGTTCCTCACCTGGCTGACGCGTCCGGGCCGGTGGCTGAAGTACTCCATCGGCTTCACCATCACCGACGACATCGAAGCGGCGATCCTGCGCCTGCCCGCCACAGCGTGGACCCCCGCCTACGACGCCGAGGGGCAGGTAAGGCACGGCGCCTGGGTCGCCGAGATCACCGCCATGCTCAACCTCACCTCCTGGCCCGCCAAGATGCGCCTCATCGTCCGCAAAGAACGCCCGCATCCCGGTGCGCGGCCGCGTTTCACCGACCCCGGCGGACACCGCTTCACGTGCTTCGTCACCAACACCCCTGGCGGGCAACTTCCCGAACTGGAACTACGACATCGCCGCCGCGCCCGAGCCGAGGACCGCATCCGCACCGCCAAGGACACCGGCCTGCGCAACCTGCCGCTGCACGACTTCGCCCCAAACCAGATCTGGTGCGAGATCGTCGCCTTGGCCTGCGACCTCATCGCGTGGACGCAACTGCTCGCCCTGGAGGGTCCCGCCCGCCGCTGGGAACCCAAACGTCTGCGACTGCGCCTGTTCGCCATCGCCGGGCGCCTGGTCCGCGGCGGCCGACGGCTCCGGCTCCGCATCGCCACCCGCTGGCCCTGGGCCACGCAGCTCATCACCGCCGTCATTCGGCTACAAGCCTTACCCGCACCGCCCTGA
- a CDS encoding sigma factor-like helix-turn-helix DNA-binding protein — protein MPPSDLERIAAMDDPYLLIRAATERLSIAQQEVTELARLRRRVIQELHAQGISYAQIAEQAGLSRGRIHQIKHTGPAPEGAFLGVGTVTVVTPLRLDPERNRPVVALDDMRSGKRLEDLARSFGLTVASDNVSVDGQIDLNRPGLLVICGPRMAEAMRTAYDTDPVIRWERDDLGWLLRDTRTDVAYRSGSQVDPPKPTDSAYLGRLPRPDGTGTFLAIAGIHPNGSLGVVDLLASEIATIWGQVGDKRFSTVVAVEYDPATGEPVRTQLAGPLYRHEDD, from the coding sequence GTGCCGCCGAGTGACCTTGAGCGCATCGCCGCCATGGACGACCCGTATCTGTTGATCCGGGCCGCAACCGAGCGACTGAGCATCGCGCAACAAGAGGTCACCGAACTGGCTCGCCTCCGACGCCGCGTCATCCAAGAGTTGCACGCTCAAGGCATCTCGTACGCGCAGATCGCCGAGCAGGCCGGTCTGTCGCGTGGACGCATTCACCAGATCAAGCACACCGGACCGGCTCCGGAAGGGGCGTTCCTAGGTGTCGGCACGGTGACCGTGGTGACACCACTGCGACTGGACCCAGAGCGCAACCGCCCCGTGGTCGCCCTGGACGACATGCGCTCAGGCAAGCGCCTGGAAGACCTCGCGCGCTCCTTCGGGCTCACCGTGGCCTCCGACAACGTCTCGGTCGACGGGCAGATCGACCTCAACCGGCCCGGCCTGCTTGTCATCTGCGGTCCCCGGATGGCGGAGGCGATGCGAACCGCGTACGACACCGACCCCGTGATCAGGTGGGAGCGCGACGACCTCGGCTGGTTGCTGCGCGACACCCGGACCGACGTGGCTTATCGCTCCGGCAGCCAGGTCGACCCGCCGAAGCCGACCGACTCGGCTTACCTCGGCCGTCTCCCCCGTCCGGATGGCACCGGCACGTTCCTGGCCATCGCGGGCATTCACCCCAATGGCTCGCTCGGCGTCGTCGATCTGCTCGCCTCCGAGATCGCCACCATCTGGGGTCAGGTGGGTGACAAGCGTTTCTCCACTGTCGTCGCCGTCGAATATGACCCTGCCACGGGGGAACCGGTCCGTACGCAACTGGCCGGCCCTCTCTATCGGCACGAAGACGACTGA
- a CDS encoding ATP-binding protein — protein sequence MSRTFPGSPVAITEARRFVTALLSAWPVTEDAELIVSELATNAIRHSASGQFGGCFTVAVHANHSRIWLGILDQGGQRAPHPLPPQSDEEGGRGLALVAALAASWGVTGDEQGRIVWATLNPAPEKTAAR from the coding sequence ATGTCCCGCACCTTCCCCGGTTCTCCCGTGGCGATCACCGAAGCGCGACGATTCGTCACCGCTCTTCTGAGCGCCTGGCCCGTGACCGAAGACGCCGAACTGATCGTCAGCGAGCTGGCCACCAACGCCATCCGTCACTCCGCAAGCGGCCAGTTCGGCGGCTGCTTCACCGTTGCCGTCCACGCCAACCACAGCCGGATCTGGCTCGGCATCCTGGACCAGGGTGGCCAGCGCGCACCGCACCCTCTCCCTCCTCAATCGGACGAGGAAGGGGGACGGGGCCTGGCCCTCGTCGCAGCTCTGGCGGCCAGCTGGGGCGTGACCGGAGACGAGCAGGGGCGCATCGTCTGGGCCACCCTGAACCCGGCTCCCGAGAAGACGGCTGCGCGGTGA
- a CDS encoding protein phosphatase 2C domain-containing protein: protein MRLSLATEPAHADRPNEDFIGATSGAVVLLDGAGTPAGLKTGCSHGVAWYARTLGSTLLAAVTQNADTLTEILSESIKNVASLHDFTCDLVHAGSPSATVSMVRRAGDVLEWLVLADSAFVLDTGTTEPTVICDDRVSRIGARYRTVMDGLPGGSPEHAEAFRGYVETLRDHRNRDGGFWVASVDPLAAEHALTGTVPVDQVRAVALLSDGASRLVDRFALASWRKLLDLLGQDGPDELIHRVREAERSDPDSSRWPRGKVYDDATAALWKFS, encoded by the coding sequence GTGCGACTCAGCCTCGCCACCGAACCCGCACACGCCGATCGGCCCAATGAGGACTTCATCGGGGCCACTTCTGGCGCGGTGGTACTCCTGGACGGTGCCGGGACTCCGGCGGGACTGAAAACGGGCTGTTCCCATGGCGTCGCCTGGTACGCCCGCACGCTCGGCTCAACCCTGCTGGCCGCAGTCACCCAAAACGCCGACACCTTGACCGAGATCCTGTCCGAGTCGATTAAGAACGTCGCCTCGTTGCATGACTTCACCTGTGACCTGGTTCATGCGGGATCCCCTTCGGCCACGGTCTCAATGGTTCGCCGTGCGGGTGACGTCCTGGAATGGCTGGTGCTGGCTGACTCCGCCTTTGTCCTCGACACCGGTACGACGGAGCCGACAGTGATCTGTGACGATCGAGTGAGCCGGATCGGGGCGCGCTACCGGACGGTGATGGATGGCCTGCCGGGCGGAAGCCCAGAACATGCCGAAGCATTTCGCGGCTACGTCGAGACGTTGCGCGATCACCGCAACCGGGACGGCGGTTTCTGGGTGGCCTCCGTCGATCCCCTCGCCGCAGAACACGCCCTCACCGGTACCGTCCCGGTGGATCAGGTGCGGGCGGTGGCGTTGCTGAGCGATGGCGCTTCCCGCCTCGTCGACCGCTTCGCCCTGGCATCTTGGCGAAAGCTTCTCGACCTCCTCGGCCAGGACGGCCCCGACGAACTGATCCACCGTGTCCGAGAGGCCGAACGCAGTGATCCGGACAGCTCCCGCTGGCCTCGGGGCAAGGTCTATGACGATGCCACTGCGGCGCTCTGGAAATTCTCCTAA